From one Lycium ferocissimum isolate CSIRO_LF1 chromosome 7, AGI_CSIRO_Lferr_CH_V1, whole genome shotgun sequence genomic stretch:
- the LOC132065612 gene encoding uncharacterized protein LOC132065612 isoform X1, producing MEKELCVISPISGGFQHAHAYQTVLAPRGGVTILEFGRKGTGEELPHVRQKRKSKRVAATIDSAVEPRRSSRFRGLSNRRNGISGEKLNSGEFDCYVKNIWKELPDDKKSSFLCLDSVWFSSYTIKTFKLTVLRWIKNKDIFSKKYVFVPIVLWNHWCLLIFCHLGESLESESTTPCMLLLDSLQMANLQFEPEIRKFVSDIFKTEERPESQKLIKKIKLLVPKVPQQKNDTDCGKYVLYYISLFLDCAPENFSISEGYPYFMKEDWFTLDQLESFWQKLQTQTKDSSEESSFSDGSFSGSEDVILKGEDLNMLDGQSKHQTPTLNSGRRQRSRKATGDAIVDAMLEFAAASKMRAAAIMRNEERFAISKCIKVLDEMQGVDQSIYLFALNLFENPNARETFIALKTERRLTWLQCKFNLGLF from the exons ATGGAGAAGGAACTATGTgtcatttcccctatatcag GTGGCTTTCAGCATGCACATGCTTACCAGACTGTCCTTGCTCCCAGAGGCGGAGTTACAATATTAG AATTTGGTCGAAAAGGAACTGGTGAGGAACTCCCACATGTacgtcaaaaaagaaaaagtaaacgAGTAGCTGCGACAATTGATTCAGCTGTTGAGCCACGGCGTTCTTCCCGCTTCCGTGGACTGTCAAATAGAAGGAACGGCATATCAGGGGAAAAGTTAAACTCGGGCGAATTTGACTGCTACGTGAA GAATATATGGAAGGAACTACCAGACGATAAGAAAAGTTCATTTTTATGCCTTGACTCCGTGTGGTTTTCCTCATACACAATCAAAACTTTCAAGCTTACGGTGTTGAGGTGGATTAAGAACAAAGACATATTCTCGAAGAAATATGTTTTTGTTCCCATCGTTCTCTG GAATCATTGGTGTCTTTTGATCTTTTGCCATCTCGGTGAAAGTTTAGAGTCAGAATCGACAACTCCCTGCATGTTGTTGCTAGATTCGTTGCAGATGGCAAACTTGCAATTCGAACctgagataagaaa ATTTGTTTCGGACATATTCAAGACTGAAGAGAGGCCAGAGAGTCAGAAGCTGATAAAGAAAATCAAGTTATTGGTTCCTAAG GTACCACAACAAAAAAATGATACCGACTGCGGTAAATATGTTCtctactacattagccttttCCTAGATTGCGCTCCAGAAAATTTTAGCATTTCAGAAGGCTACCCTTACTTT ATGAAGGAAGACTGGTTTACTCTGGACCAGCTAGAAAGCTTTTGGCAAAAACTGCAGACTCAGACCAAGGATTCTTctgaggagtcatcattttctGATGGAAGCTTCTCAGGTTCTGAGGATGTTATACTGAAAG GAGAGGACTTAAACATGTTAGATGGACAGAGTAAGCATCAAACACCAACACTAAATTCGGGTCGTCGCCAGAGAAGTCGCAAGGCAACTGGTGATGCTATTGTTGATGCAATGCTGGAATTTGCAGCCGCTTCAAAGATGAGGGCAGCTGCCATTATGAGGAATGAAGAGCGCTTTGCTATAAGCAAATGCATAAAAGTATTAGATGAAATGCAAGGTGTTGATCAAAGTATCTACCTTTTTGCATTGAATTTATTTGAGAATCCAAATGCCAGAGAAACTTTTATCGCTCTTAAGACTGAGAGACGCTTGACTTGGTTGCAATGTAAGTTTAACTTAGGACTATTTTAG
- the LOC132065612 gene encoding probable ubiquitin-like-specific protease 2B isoform X2 has protein sequence MVMDKEVCVVFPKSGFGRKGTDEENPQKRKSKQVAATLDSAVEPRRSSRFHGVSNRRNCTSEEKLNSCNFDCYLKNIWSELPEDKKSLFLCLDSMWFSSYTTKAFKPKVLRWIKNKNIFSKKYVLVPIVLWNHWCLLIFCHLGESLESESTTPCMLLLDSLQMANLQFEPEIRKFVSDIFKTEERPESQKLIKKIKLLVPKVPQQKNDTDCGKYVLYYISLFLDCAPENFSISEGYPYFMKEDWFTLDQLESFWQKLQTQTKDSSEESSFSDGSFSGSEDVILKGEDLNMLDGQSKHQTPTLNSGRRQRSRKATGDAIVDAMLEFAAASKMRAAAIMRNEERFAISKCIKVLDEMQGVDQSIYLFALNLFENPNARETFIALKTERRLTWLQCKFNLGLF, from the exons ATGGTGATGGATAAGGAAGTATGTGTGGTATTCCCTAAATCAG GATTTGGTCGAAAAGGAACTGATGAGGAAAACCcacagaaaagaaaaagtaaacaagTAGCTGCTACACTTGATTCAGCTGTTGAGCCACGGCGTTCTTCCCGCTTCCATGGAGTGTCAAATAGAAGGAACTGCACATCAGAGGAAAAGTTAAACTCGTGCAACTTTGACTGCTACCTGAA GAATATATGGAGCGAACTACCAGAGGATAAGAAAAGTTTGTTTCTGTGCCTTGACTCCATGTGGTTTTCCTCATACACAACCAAAGCTTTCAAGCCTAAGGTGTTGAGGTGGATTAAGAACAAAAACATATTCTCGAAAAAATATGTTCTTGTTCCCATCGTACTCTG GAATCATTGGTGTCTTTTGATCTTTTGCCATCTCGGTGAAAGTTTAGAGTCAGAATCGACAACTCCCTGCATGTTGTTGCTAGATTCGTTGCAGATGGCAAACTTGCAATTCGAACctgagataagaaa ATTTGTTTCGGACATATTCAAGACTGAAGAGAGGCCAGAGAGTCAGAAGCTGATAAAGAAAATCAAGTTATTGGTTCCTAAG GTACCACAACAAAAAAATGATACCGACTGCGGTAAATATGTTCtctactacattagccttttCCTAGATTGCGCTCCAGAAAATTTTAGCATTTCAGAAGGCTACCCTTACTTT ATGAAGGAAGACTGGTTTACTCTGGACCAGCTAGAAAGCTTTTGGCAAAAACTGCAGACTCAGACCAAGGATTCTTctgaggagtcatcattttctGATGGAAGCTTCTCAGGTTCTGAGGATGTTATACTGAAAG GAGAGGACTTAAACATGTTAGATGGACAGAGTAAGCATCAAACACCAACACTAAATTCGGGTCGTCGCCAGAGAAGTCGCAAGGCAACTGGTGATGCTATTGTTGATGCAATGCTGGAATTTGCAGCCGCTTCAAAGATGAGGGCAGCTGCCATTATGAGGAATGAAGAGCGCTTTGCTATAAGCAAATGCATAAAAGTATTAGATGAAATGCAAGGTGTTGATCAAAGTATCTACCTTTTTGCATTGAATTTATTTGAGAATCCAAATGCCAGAGAAACTTTTATCGCTCTTAAGACTGAGAGACGCTTGACTTGGTTGCAATGTAAGTTTAACTTAGGACTATTTTAG
- the LOC132065612 gene encoding probable ubiquitin-like-specific protease 2B isoform X3 gives MNCLSSKGAINSRFGRKGTDEENPQKRKSKQVAATLDSAVEPRRSSRFHGVSNRRNCTSEEKLNSCNFDCYLKNIWSELPEDKKSLFLCLDSMWFSSYTTKAFKPKVLRWIKNKNIFSKKYVLVPIVLWNHWCLLIFCHLGESLESESTTPCMLLLDSLQMANLQFEPEIRKFVSDIFKTEERPESQKLIKKIKLLVPKVPQQKNDTDCGKYVLYYISLFLDCAPENFSISEGYPYFMKEDWFTLDQLESFWQKLQTQTKDSSEESSFSDGSFSGSEDVILKGEDLNMLDGQSKHQTPTLNSGRRQRSRKATGDAIVDAMLEFAAASKMRAAAIMRNEERFAISKCIKVLDEMQGVDQSIYLFALNLFENPNARETFIALKTERRLTWLQCKFNLGLF, from the exons ATGAACTGTCTTTCTTCAAAGGGTGCAATTAATTCTA GATTTGGTCGAAAAGGAACTGATGAGGAAAACCcacagaaaagaaaaagtaaacaagTAGCTGCTACACTTGATTCAGCTGTTGAGCCACGGCGTTCTTCCCGCTTCCATGGAGTGTCAAATAGAAGGAACTGCACATCAGAGGAAAAGTTAAACTCGTGCAACTTTGACTGCTACCTGAA GAATATATGGAGCGAACTACCAGAGGATAAGAAAAGTTTGTTTCTGTGCCTTGACTCCATGTGGTTTTCCTCATACACAACCAAAGCTTTCAAGCCTAAGGTGTTGAGGTGGATTAAGAACAAAAACATATTCTCGAAAAAATATGTTCTTGTTCCCATCGTACTCTG GAATCATTGGTGTCTTTTGATCTTTTGCCATCTCGGTGAAAGTTTAGAGTCAGAATCGACAACTCCCTGCATGTTGTTGCTAGATTCGTTGCAGATGGCAAACTTGCAATTCGAACctgagataagaaa ATTTGTTTCGGACATATTCAAGACTGAAGAGAGGCCAGAGAGTCAGAAGCTGATAAAGAAAATCAAGTTATTGGTTCCTAAG GTACCACAACAAAAAAATGATACCGACTGCGGTAAATATGTTCtctactacattagccttttCCTAGATTGCGCTCCAGAAAATTTTAGCATTTCAGAAGGCTACCCTTACTTT ATGAAGGAAGACTGGTTTACTCTGGACCAGCTAGAAAGCTTTTGGCAAAAACTGCAGACTCAGACCAAGGATTCTTctgaggagtcatcattttctGATGGAAGCTTCTCAGGTTCTGAGGATGTTATACTGAAAG GAGAGGACTTAAACATGTTAGATGGACAGAGTAAGCATCAAACACCAACACTAAATTCGGGTCGTCGCCAGAGAAGTCGCAAGGCAACTGGTGATGCTATTGTTGATGCAATGCTGGAATTTGCAGCCGCTTCAAAGATGAGGGCAGCTGCCATTATGAGGAATGAAGAGCGCTTTGCTATAAGCAAATGCATAAAAGTATTAGATGAAATGCAAGGTGTTGATCAAAGTATCTACCTTTTTGCATTGAATTTATTTGAGAATCCAAATGCCAGAGAAACTTTTATCGCTCTTAAGACTGAGAGACGCTTGACTTGGTTGCAATGTAAGTTTAACTTAGGACTATTTTAG
- the LOC132065612 gene encoding probable ubiquitin-like-specific protease 2B isoform X4: MNCLSSKGFGRKGTDEENPQKRKSKQVAATLDSAVEPRRSSRFHGVSNRRNCTSEEKLNSCNFDCYLKNIWSELPEDKKSLFLCLDSMWFSSYTTKAFKPKVLRWIKNKNIFSKKYVLVPIVLWNHWCLLIFCHLGESLESESTTPCMLLLDSLQMANLQFEPEIRKFVSDIFKTEERPESQKLIKKIKLLVPKVPQQKNDTDCGKYVLYYISLFLDCAPENFSISEGYPYFMKEDWFTLDQLESFWQKLQTQTKDSSEESSFSDGSFSGSEDVILKGEDLNMLDGQSKHQTPTLNSGRRQRSRKATGDAIVDAMLEFAAASKMRAAAIMRNEERFAISKCIKVLDEMQGVDQSIYLFALNLFENPNARETFIALKTERRLTWLQCKFNLGLF; this comes from the exons ATGAACTGTCTTTCTTCAAAGG GATTTGGTCGAAAAGGAACTGATGAGGAAAACCcacagaaaagaaaaagtaaacaagTAGCTGCTACACTTGATTCAGCTGTTGAGCCACGGCGTTCTTCCCGCTTCCATGGAGTGTCAAATAGAAGGAACTGCACATCAGAGGAAAAGTTAAACTCGTGCAACTTTGACTGCTACCTGAA GAATATATGGAGCGAACTACCAGAGGATAAGAAAAGTTTGTTTCTGTGCCTTGACTCCATGTGGTTTTCCTCATACACAACCAAAGCTTTCAAGCCTAAGGTGTTGAGGTGGATTAAGAACAAAAACATATTCTCGAAAAAATATGTTCTTGTTCCCATCGTACTCTG GAATCATTGGTGTCTTTTGATCTTTTGCCATCTCGGTGAAAGTTTAGAGTCAGAATCGACAACTCCCTGCATGTTGTTGCTAGATTCGTTGCAGATGGCAAACTTGCAATTCGAACctgagataagaaa ATTTGTTTCGGACATATTCAAGACTGAAGAGAGGCCAGAGAGTCAGAAGCTGATAAAGAAAATCAAGTTATTGGTTCCTAAG GTACCACAACAAAAAAATGATACCGACTGCGGTAAATATGTTCtctactacattagccttttCCTAGATTGCGCTCCAGAAAATTTTAGCATTTCAGAAGGCTACCCTTACTTT ATGAAGGAAGACTGGTTTACTCTGGACCAGCTAGAAAGCTTTTGGCAAAAACTGCAGACTCAGACCAAGGATTCTTctgaggagtcatcattttctGATGGAAGCTTCTCAGGTTCTGAGGATGTTATACTGAAAG GAGAGGACTTAAACATGTTAGATGGACAGAGTAAGCATCAAACACCAACACTAAATTCGGGTCGTCGCCAGAGAAGTCGCAAGGCAACTGGTGATGCTATTGTTGATGCAATGCTGGAATTTGCAGCCGCTTCAAAGATGAGGGCAGCTGCCATTATGAGGAATGAAGAGCGCTTTGCTATAAGCAAATGCATAAAAGTATTAGATGAAATGCAAGGTGTTGATCAAAGTATCTACCTTTTTGCATTGAATTTATTTGAGAATCCAAATGCCAGAGAAACTTTTATCGCTCTTAAGACTGAGAGACGCTTGACTTGGTTGCAATGTAAGTTTAACTTAGGACTATTTTAG
- the LOC132065613 gene encoding uncharacterized protein LOC132065613 isoform X8, translating into MTCGGTKRHLDGDHTETNHKFASNFRSLYSFQFLGYKWRMKKDWFTPDQLESFWQKLQTETRDSSEDSAFSDGSFSGSQEFLGMSAEPALRDEDASSGSGEDLNMLDGQSKHQTVTPNLGHRKATGDATVDSMLEIATTSKMSEATIMRNEERFAISKCIKVLDEMQGVDQSIYFFCIGFI; encoded by the exons ATGACCTGTGGAGGAACCAAACGCCACCTTGATGGTGATCATACCGAAACAAACCATAAATTTGCTTCTAATTTTCGTAGTTTATACAGTTTTCAATTTTTGGGATATAAATGGAGG ATGAAGAAAGACTGGTTTACTCCTGACCAGTTAGAAAGCTTTTGGCAAAAACTGCAGACTGAGACCAGGGATTCTTCTGAAGACTCAGCATTTTCTGATGGAAGCTTCTCAGGTTCTCAAG aaTTTTTAGGCATGTCTGCTGAACCTGCTTTGAGGGATGAGGATGCTTCTTCAGGCTCAGGAGAGGACTTAAACATGTTAGATGGACAGAGTAAGCATCAAACGGTAACACCAAATTTGGGTCATCGCAAGGCAACTGGTGATGCTACAGTTGATTCAATGCTGGAAATTGCAACCACTTCAAAGATGAGTGAAGCTACCATTATGAGGAATGAGGAGCGCTTTGCTATAAGCAAATGCATAAAAGTATTAGATGAAATGCAAGGCGTTGATCAAAGTATCTACTTTTTTTGCATTGGATTTATTTGA
- the LOC132065613 gene encoding uncharacterized protein LOC132065613 isoform X3: protein MDFLKASGIRSRAYGKKFVSDIFETEERPESKKLIKKIKFFVPKVPLQRNDTNCGKFVLYYISLFLESAPETFSIAEGYPYFMKKDWFTPDQLESFWQKLQTETRDSSEDSAFSDGSFSGSQGMSAEPALRDEDASSGSGEDLNMLDGQSKHQTVTPNLGHRKATGDATVDSMLEIATTSKMSEATIMRNEERFAISKCIKVLDEMQGVDQSIYFFCIGFI from the exons atGGATTTTCTCAAAGCAAGTGGCATAAGGTCACGGGCTTATGGGAAAAA ATTTGTTTCGGACATATTTGAGACTGAAGAGAGGCCAGAGAGTAAGAAGCTGATTAAGAAAATCAAGTTCTTCGTTCCTAAG GTTCCACTACAGAGAAATGATACCAACTGTGGTAAATTTGTTTTGTACTACATTAGCCTTTTCCTAGAGAGCGCTCCAGAAACTTTTAGCATTGCAGAAGGCTACCCTTACTTT ATGAAGAAAGACTGGTTTACTCCTGACCAGTTAGAAAGCTTTTGGCAAAAACTGCAGACTGAGACCAGGGATTCTTCTGAAGACTCAGCATTTTCTGATGGAAGCTTCTCAGGTTCTCAAG GCATGTCTGCTGAACCTGCTTTGAGGGATGAGGATGCTTCTTCAGGCTCAGGAGAGGACTTAAACATGTTAGATGGACAGAGTAAGCATCAAACGGTAACACCAAATTTGGGTCATCGCAAGGCAACTGGTGATGCTACAGTTGATTCAATGCTGGAAATTGCAACCACTTCAAAGATGAGTGAAGCTACCATTATGAGGAATGAGGAGCGCTTTGCTATAAGCAAATGCATAAAAGTATTAGATGAAATGCAAGGCGTTGATCAAAGTATCTACTTTTTTTGCATTGGATTTATTTGA
- the LOC132065613 gene encoding uncharacterized protein LOC132065613 isoform X1, which yields MDFLKASGIRSRAYGKKFVSDIFETEERPESKKLIKKIKFFVPKVPLQRNDTNCGKFVLYYISLFLESAPETFSIAEGYPYFMKKDWFTPDQLESFWQKLQTETRDSSEDSAFSDGSFSGSQEFLGMSAEPALRDEDASSGSGEDLNMLDGQSKHQTVTPNLGHRKATGDATVDSMLEIATTSKMSEATIMRNEERFAISKCIKVLDEMQGVDQSIYFFCIGFI from the exons atGGATTTTCTCAAAGCAAGTGGCATAAGGTCACGGGCTTATGGGAAAAA ATTTGTTTCGGACATATTTGAGACTGAAGAGAGGCCAGAGAGTAAGAAGCTGATTAAGAAAATCAAGTTCTTCGTTCCTAAG GTTCCACTACAGAGAAATGATACCAACTGTGGTAAATTTGTTTTGTACTACATTAGCCTTTTCCTAGAGAGCGCTCCAGAAACTTTTAGCATTGCAGAAGGCTACCCTTACTTT ATGAAGAAAGACTGGTTTACTCCTGACCAGTTAGAAAGCTTTTGGCAAAAACTGCAGACTGAGACCAGGGATTCTTCTGAAGACTCAGCATTTTCTGATGGAAGCTTCTCAGGTTCTCAAG aaTTTTTAGGCATGTCTGCTGAACCTGCTTTGAGGGATGAGGATGCTTCTTCAGGCTCAGGAGAGGACTTAAACATGTTAGATGGACAGAGTAAGCATCAAACGGTAACACCAAATTTGGGTCATCGCAAGGCAACTGGTGATGCTACAGTTGATTCAATGCTGGAAATTGCAACCACTTCAAAGATGAGTGAAGCTACCATTATGAGGAATGAGGAGCGCTTTGCTATAAGCAAATGCATAAAAGTATTAGATGAAATGCAAGGCGTTGATCAAAGTATCTACTTTTTTTGCATTGGATTTATTTGA
- the LOC132065613 gene encoding uncharacterized protein LOC132065613 isoform X7 has product MDFLKASGIRSRAYGKKFVSDIFETEERPESKKLIKKIKFFVPKMKKDWFTPDQLESFWQKLQTETRDSSEDSAFSDGSFSGSQGMSAEPALRDEDASSGSGEDLNMLDGQSKHQTVTPNLGHRKATGDATVDSMLEIATTSKMSEATIMRNEERFAISKCIKVLDEMQGVDQSIYFFCIGFI; this is encoded by the exons atGGATTTTCTCAAAGCAAGTGGCATAAGGTCACGGGCTTATGGGAAAAA ATTTGTTTCGGACATATTTGAGACTGAAGAGAGGCCAGAGAGTAAGAAGCTGATTAAGAAAATCAAGTTCTTCGTTCCTAAG ATGAAGAAAGACTGGTTTACTCCTGACCAGTTAGAAAGCTTTTGGCAAAAACTGCAGACTGAGACCAGGGATTCTTCTGAAGACTCAGCATTTTCTGATGGAAGCTTCTCAGGTTCTCAAG GCATGTCTGCTGAACCTGCTTTGAGGGATGAGGATGCTTCTTCAGGCTCAGGAGAGGACTTAAACATGTTAGATGGACAGAGTAAGCATCAAACGGTAACACCAAATTTGGGTCATCGCAAGGCAACTGGTGATGCTACAGTTGATTCAATGCTGGAAATTGCAACCACTTCAAAGATGAGTGAAGCTACCATTATGAGGAATGAGGAGCGCTTTGCTATAAGCAAATGCATAAAAGTATTAGATGAAATGCAAGGCGTTGATCAAAGTATCTACTTTTTTTGCATTGGATTTATTTGA
- the LOC132065613 gene encoding uncharacterized protein LOC132065613 isoform X5: MDFLKASGIRSRAYGKKFVSDIFETEERPESKKLIKKIKFFVPKMKKDWFTPDQLESFWQKLQTETRDSSEDSAFSDGSFSGSQEFLGMSAEPALRDEDASSGSGEDLNMLDGQSKHQTVTPNLGHRKATGDATVDSMLEIATTSKMSEATIMRNEERFAISKCIKVLDEMQGVDQSIYFFCIGFI; this comes from the exons atGGATTTTCTCAAAGCAAGTGGCATAAGGTCACGGGCTTATGGGAAAAA ATTTGTTTCGGACATATTTGAGACTGAAGAGAGGCCAGAGAGTAAGAAGCTGATTAAGAAAATCAAGTTCTTCGTTCCTAAG ATGAAGAAAGACTGGTTTACTCCTGACCAGTTAGAAAGCTTTTGGCAAAAACTGCAGACTGAGACCAGGGATTCTTCTGAAGACTCAGCATTTTCTGATGGAAGCTTCTCAGGTTCTCAAG aaTTTTTAGGCATGTCTGCTGAACCTGCTTTGAGGGATGAGGATGCTTCTTCAGGCTCAGGAGAGGACTTAAACATGTTAGATGGACAGAGTAAGCATCAAACGGTAACACCAAATTTGGGTCATCGCAAGGCAACTGGTGATGCTACAGTTGATTCAATGCTGGAAATTGCAACCACTTCAAAGATGAGTGAAGCTACCATTATGAGGAATGAGGAGCGCTTTGCTATAAGCAAATGCATAAAAGTATTAGATGAAATGCAAGGCGTTGATCAAAGTATCTACTTTTTTTGCATTGGATTTATTTGA
- the LOC132065613 gene encoding uncharacterized protein LOC132065613 isoform X2 encodes MDFLKASGIRSRAYGKKFVSDIFETEERPESKKLIKKIKFFVPKVPLQRNDTNCGKFVLYYISLFLESAPETFSIAEGYPYFMKKDWFTPDQLESFWQKLQTETRDSSEDSAFSDGSFSEFLGMSAEPALRDEDASSGSGEDLNMLDGQSKHQTVTPNLGHRKATGDATVDSMLEIATTSKMSEATIMRNEERFAISKCIKVLDEMQGVDQSIYFFCIGFI; translated from the exons atGGATTTTCTCAAAGCAAGTGGCATAAGGTCACGGGCTTATGGGAAAAA ATTTGTTTCGGACATATTTGAGACTGAAGAGAGGCCAGAGAGTAAGAAGCTGATTAAGAAAATCAAGTTCTTCGTTCCTAAG GTTCCACTACAGAGAAATGATACCAACTGTGGTAAATTTGTTTTGTACTACATTAGCCTTTTCCTAGAGAGCGCTCCAGAAACTTTTAGCATTGCAGAAGGCTACCCTTACTTT ATGAAGAAAGACTGGTTTACTCCTGACCAGTTAGAAAGCTTTTGGCAAAAACTGCAGACTGAGACCAGGGATTCTTCTGAAGACTCAGCATTTTCTGATGGAAGCTTCTCAG aaTTTTTAGGCATGTCTGCTGAACCTGCTTTGAGGGATGAGGATGCTTCTTCAGGCTCAGGAGAGGACTTAAACATGTTAGATGGACAGAGTAAGCATCAAACGGTAACACCAAATTTGGGTCATCGCAAGGCAACTGGTGATGCTACAGTTGATTCAATGCTGGAAATTGCAACCACTTCAAAGATGAGTGAAGCTACCATTATGAGGAATGAGGAGCGCTTTGCTATAAGCAAATGCATAAAAGTATTAGATGAAATGCAAGGCGTTGATCAAAGTATCTACTTTTTTTGCATTGGATTTATTTGA
- the LOC132065613 gene encoding uncharacterized protein LOC132065613 isoform X6: MDFLKASGIRSRAYGKKFVSDIFETEERPESKKLIKKIKFFVPKMKKDWFTPDQLESFWQKLQTETRDSSEDSAFSDGSFSEFLGMSAEPALRDEDASSGSGEDLNMLDGQSKHQTVTPNLGHRKATGDATVDSMLEIATTSKMSEATIMRNEERFAISKCIKVLDEMQGVDQSIYFFCIGFI; encoded by the exons atGGATTTTCTCAAAGCAAGTGGCATAAGGTCACGGGCTTATGGGAAAAA ATTTGTTTCGGACATATTTGAGACTGAAGAGAGGCCAGAGAGTAAGAAGCTGATTAAGAAAATCAAGTTCTTCGTTCCTAAG ATGAAGAAAGACTGGTTTACTCCTGACCAGTTAGAAAGCTTTTGGCAAAAACTGCAGACTGAGACCAGGGATTCTTCTGAAGACTCAGCATTTTCTGATGGAAGCTTCTCAG aaTTTTTAGGCATGTCTGCTGAACCTGCTTTGAGGGATGAGGATGCTTCTTCAGGCTCAGGAGAGGACTTAAACATGTTAGATGGACAGAGTAAGCATCAAACGGTAACACCAAATTTGGGTCATCGCAAGGCAACTGGTGATGCTACAGTTGATTCAATGCTGGAAATTGCAACCACTTCAAAGATGAGTGAAGCTACCATTATGAGGAATGAGGAGCGCTTTGCTATAAGCAAATGCATAAAAGTATTAGATGAAATGCAAGGCGTTGATCAAAGTATCTACTTTTTTTGCATTGGATTTATTTGA
- the LOC132065613 gene encoding uncharacterized protein LOC132065613 isoform X4, whose protein sequence is MVLLLLTNGLSFSMPWTFQVPLQRNDTNCGKFVLYYISLFLESAPETFSIAEGYPYFMKKDWFTPDQLESFWQKLQTETRDSSEDSAFSDGSFSGSQEFLGMSAEPALRDEDASSGSGEDLNMLDGQSKHQTVTPNLGHRKATGDATVDSMLEIATTSKMSEATIMRNEERFAISKCIKVLDEMQGVDQSIYFFCIGFI, encoded by the exons ATGGTTCTGCTGTTACTTACTAATGGTCTCTCATTTAGCATGCCTTGGACGTTTCAGGTTCCACTACAGAGAAATGATACCAACTGTGGTAAATTTGTTTTGTACTACATTAGCCTTTTCCTAGAGAGCGCTCCAGAAACTTTTAGCATTGCAGAAGGCTACCCTTACTTT ATGAAGAAAGACTGGTTTACTCCTGACCAGTTAGAAAGCTTTTGGCAAAAACTGCAGACTGAGACCAGGGATTCTTCTGAAGACTCAGCATTTTCTGATGGAAGCTTCTCAGGTTCTCAAG aaTTTTTAGGCATGTCTGCTGAACCTGCTTTGAGGGATGAGGATGCTTCTTCAGGCTCAGGAGAGGACTTAAACATGTTAGATGGACAGAGTAAGCATCAAACGGTAACACCAAATTTGGGTCATCGCAAGGCAACTGGTGATGCTACAGTTGATTCAATGCTGGAAATTGCAACCACTTCAAAGATGAGTGAAGCTACCATTATGAGGAATGAGGAGCGCTTTGCTATAAGCAAATGCATAAAAGTATTAGATGAAATGCAAGGCGTTGATCAAAGTATCTACTTTTTTTGCATTGGATTTATTTGA
- the LOC132065615 gene encoding calmodulin-like yields the protein MADQLTDDQISEFKEAFSLFDKDGDGCITTKELGTVMRSLGQNPTEAELQDMINEVDADGNGTIDFPEFLNLMARKMKDTDSEEELKEAFRVFDKDQNGFISAAELRHVMTNLGEKLTDEEVDEMIREADVDGDGQINYDEFVKVMMAKRRRRIEESKRVNSMSKPQSIGRKSRKRDRCTIL from the exons ATGGCAGATCAGCTTACTGATGATCAGATCTCTGAATTTAAAGAAGCATTTAGCCTATTTGACAAAGATGGAGATG GTTGCATCACAACTAAGGAGCTCGGGACCGTGATGCGGTCATTGGGGCAGAACCCAACTGAGGCTGAGCTTCAAGACATGATCAACGAAGTTGATGCTGATGGTAATGGGACCATTGACTTCCCTGAGTTCCTTAACCTGATGGCTCGCAAGATGAAGGACACTGATTCCGAGGAGGAGCTTAAGGAAGCTTTTAGAGTGTTTGACAAGGACCAGAATGGATTTATCTCTGCTGCTGAGCTTCGCCATGTCATGACAAACCTAGGTGAGAAGCTTACAGACGAAGAGGTCGATGAGATGATTCGTGAAGCTGACGTGGATGGTGATGGACAGATCAACTATGACGAGTTCGTCAAGGTCATGATGGCCAA gaggagaagaagaatagAAGAAAGTAAAAGAGTCAACTCAATGTCAAAGCCACAAAGCATCGGAAGGAAAAGCCGAAAGAGAGATCGATGCACAATCCTCTGA